A single Pseudomonas brassicacearum DNA region contains:
- a CDS encoding Bro-N domain-containing protein produces MPDAYIPAVFTRHNLHLHTLLVENQAWFSASDLGRFMSKHLDERMTRKLDPDQRRMMLVHVHGLTEERLMLSESGVYALLVYHYCPEYRLLREWITHQIVPTLRDERHSHKVERPTLSVLDWPKMSLCMLHWQDEPWIRLRDMPAVLVDDPFSQHESWWRRASRILRGF; encoded by the coding sequence ATGCCTGATGCTTACATTCCGGCGGTTTTCACCCGTCACAACCTCCATCTGCATACCCTCTTGGTTGAAAACCAAGCTTGGTTCAGTGCCTCAGATTTGGGTCGCTTTATGAGCAAGCACCTTGATGAGCGCATGACACGCAAGCTTGACCCTGATCAGCGCCGGATGATGCTCGTGCATGTCCACGGTTTGACTGAAGAGCGTCTGATGCTGAGCGAGTCGGGCGTCTATGCATTGCTGGTTTATCACTACTGCCCTGAGTATCGATTGCTGCGTGAGTGGATCACGCATCAGATAGTGCCAACCCTGCGGGATGAGCGCCACTCGCATAAGGTGGAGCGGCCGACGTTGAGCGTGTTGGATTGGCCAAAGATGTCGCTCTGCATGTTGCACTGGCAGGATGAGCCATGGATTCGCTTGCGGGATATGCCGGCGGTGCTGGTGGATGATCCGTTTAGTCAGCATGAATCCTGGTGGCGGAGAGCTTCTCGTAT